The Alteromonas macleodii ATCC 27126 genome segment GCGCTACTCACCTACAGCGGAATTTGCTTTTTACTGCTACTATAGCGCCAAAACTTGCTATGCCACTTTTTTACATAGCACACGGGGTTAACTTCAAGCCTCCTAAGAACAAAGCAGGAACACCATGGCTCTTAAAGCGACCATTTTTAAAGCTGACATATCCATCACGGATATGGATCGCAATTACTATAACGACCACAACCTTACTATTGCCCGTCACCCTTCTGAAAATGACGAACGAATGATGCTGCGCGTGGTTGCGTTTATTGTTAATGCTCATGAACGCCTACAGTTTACCAAAGGGCTGTCTGACGATGACGTTCCAGATTTATGGCAAAAGAGTTTTAGCGATGAAATAGAACTGTGGATTGAGTTAGGCCAACCCTCTGAACAGCGCATCAAAAAGGGCTGCAATCAAAGCCAACAAATGATGATTTATTCCTACGCCGACAACAGCTTCGACGCGTGGTGGAAGAAAGAACATAACAAGCTACAAACCAAAAAGAACTTATCAGTTTTCACTTTGCCAGAGTCGCTTGCCGCTACTTTGGCCAATGCTGTTCATCGCTCTATGCAAATACAGGTTACTATTCAAGATGGGCAAATGTGGCTAACCATTGAAGGTGCAGATGTCACCGAGAGCGTTGAAGTGTCTATAGAGAAGCATTTGTAATGAAAAAACTCTCTGCCGTTCAACTCAAACAGCAAGCACTGGTCTTTAGTATAGCCGATAGCCTTGAAGCACAAGCGCTTGAAGAGTTAAATGGTATGCAACAGTGTTGGTTTGACGTTCAGTATCACCAATTCCCCGGCTCGTTACTGCTTCGCTTTCAATTCGAAAATGAAGAAGCGGTGTCAAACGCTGAGCCCGAGCTAAAGAAGTGGCAGCGAAAATTAAGCGCAGCGCTGCTTAAAAAAGGCGTTGTGTTAAAAGATATGCGTCGACATCTTATATTCACCACACAAGGCCCAGAAGAGTAACCCACATCACGCTTTGCAGAACAGGATATCCAACTTCTTTGTTCAATCTTAGCTAGGTTTGTTTTTGGTTATAAACCTTTCATTTTTCCTCATAAAGTCTACTTACACTTTATCAGGTAAGTAGGCTAGACTGGTCTCGTCGAATATTCAGCTTGCCGAATATGACAATAAAACGGCAGGCATCATGAACGTTTACAATGAATATTTGAACACACCATGTTGACCGGCTTTGAAACAAGCCACTATCCCAGCAAAAGGAGCTTCACAATGAAAACTAAAGCAATGGCGTTAGCACTGTTACTGTCTTTAATGGGCTGTACTGAGTCTAGCGAAGAGACAAAAAGCGAAGTAAAAAAAGAGATGGAAAAAGCGGGCGAAGCAACAGCTGATGCCTATGACAGTGCAAAAGAAAGTGCTGCAGATTCTTGGGATAAAACCAAAGACGCGACCTCTGAGGCGTATGAAGACGGTAAAGAAATGGCTTCTGATGCCTTTGATGACGGCAAAGAGATGGCTTCAGACGCATATGAAGATGGCAAGAAAATGGCCTCTGACGCGTATGACGCAACGGCTGAGAAAGCAGGCGAATTTAAAGACGCCGCAGCGAAGAAAGCTTATGAAGCTTGCGTAAAAATGAAAGAGCAAATGGGCGGCGACGTTAGCGAGTGCGACGATTAATTTAATCTTCCAGCGAAAAGCAAATTTGAAAGCGAACCTTCGGGTTCGCTTTTTTGTTGGTGTTTAATCAAACAAAAGTGAGTCATACACGCTATTCACACCCGGCTAAAATCACAGCGTCTGGTGTTATAGTTAAAGGTGCGACCCTAAGCAACGTATTAATACCTAAAATATTGTTCCCTTTGGGAAGCACAGCCACTTCAACTGGCCCCACTTCGCACGTATTTCCTATACGAACCGAGTTTAATTGATACTGAGATATTTTAACGATCTTTCCATTTGCCATTCTGGCAGCAGAGGTTCTGGTGGCAAGAAGCTTTTGATTTCTTGTTAGCGCATCGAACGTAGCTTGATTGAGGGTTAACAAGCTTGAACCCGTATCTAATAGAAACGAAGCCTTTATGTTCGATTCTAGGGTCGCTTCTAGATACAGTGTTCCGCCTTTGCTTTGTGAAAGAGGAATATTTTGCTCTATCGCTGACACGGCAGATGTGCACGCTAACCAAAAAGTTAGCAGAACAAATAAGGGAATTTTAGATTTTACACTCACCGCACATACACCCTTTGTCGACTCTTTACATAGGTGTTGATTGACAGCAAGATAAAGACCAAAGGGTAAATGATTGATTTTACCGAAACTCTACAATACCAGGCGGTGCCAAAGCACCATAATAGTGCACAAAACCATCCATTCCGCACCATCGTTAAACACTCCGTTTTCAACGGAGTAGCTTCTCTTTCAACCGCTCTCCATTCTCTTGATTACTCAAATTCTCTATATCCAATTAGGTGATAGCAATCACCTATCACCAATCGTCATTGTTTAGAACTTTTTCGCTCATACAATGTAGAAAGGTAAGTATGTCAACGAGAGGACACGACATGAAATTACGCTATGTATTGGGTTCATTAATTACGGCTGTTTCACTTGGTTTTTCTGCAAACGCAGCGCAAGCGATGACATCATCAACTGATGAAACGGTTGATGTACAAGTAGTTGATTATTCAGGAAAGCCTCCATTTGAACGCAAGATCGTAAGCTTATCGGTAAACGATGTAGCGCAATTGGAATCAGTAGGGCAAGATGCTATTGAATACGTAGAAGTGAAAGAAGTCATCATGCGCGGTAAGCCACCGTATCGCAGAGTGACAACAATGATGCCTGTGTATGACGTTGCCCAACTTGAAATGCTAGAAGAGCAAACTGACACGCAAAAACGCGGCACTCGTCCGCCGTTCAAACGCCACTAACAGCGTTTTCTACTACCAACACATTGCACCAAAGCGATTCACTTTTGCCTGAGTGAGTCGCTTTTTTATTGTGCATACTTGTTTACGCCATTTTCTATTTCGATGTATATAACACGCCCTAGTTAGCGCGTTTTTATTTTTAATAACCCGTCACTAACGATAGAGTAGTAAAAAAGCAGAAAAACGAGATTATAAATGCAGCCTCACGACCATTCTCCGCTCAGTGATTTTATTGAGTACCCTGAAGAGCAAATGCTTTCCCGAAGCGAAGATTTTTTGAAAACCATGCAGCGCCGCCACAGTATTCGTCACTTTAGTGACAAGCACGTTGATAAAGCGGTAATCGAAAACTGTATTTTGACTGCTGGCACGGCACCCAGTGGAGCGAATCATCAGCCTTGGCATTTCGCCGCCATTCAGTCGCCCGAAGTAAAACAACAAATACGCGAACAGGCTGAAGCGCATGAGCGCGGTTTTTATAATGGGCGTGCGGGGCAACAGTGGCTAGATGACCTAAAGCCGTTAGGCACTGACGCAAGTAAACCCTATCTGGAAACCGCGCCTTGGCTTATTGCCGTATTCAGTCAAAAGTTTGGAGAGACAGAAACGGGCGAAAAAAGCCAAAACTACTATGTGCACGAATCGGTGGGTATCGCGGTGGGTATGCTTATTACTTCACTCCACAACGCAGGTTTGGCAACCTTGACTCACACACCAAAGCCAATGAACTTTTTAACCGAAGTCTGTCAACGGCCTGATAACGAGCGTGCTTATATGCTTATTATTGCAGGCTATCCGGCGGATAACGCCACAATTCCTGCACACGCCATGCAAAAAAAGTCGCTTAGCGAAATTGCGAGCTTTCTTTAAATTTAAAAAGCGCTATTGACCTGGGCGCATGAAGTAAACTAAGTATTTAAAACGGCATAACTAATAAAAGCTTTGGCATAGACATGAGATACGCAGCACTTATAATGCGCCCTCGTTATTAAGGGCTGCGACCTTTTCTTTACGAATTTCGGTCAACCACGTTTAACAGTCCCTCGGAGCTCGTATCCTCATGTCATCGCGTCACGCATTCTCTCCACAACTTCCTTTTTTACTGTTAAGTCTATTAACTGGCCTAACATCGTCGTTTGTTACGCCACTGATGAGCTATTTCCTCATTGATGAGATCAACGTTGAGCCTATTTATATAAGTATTTATATGGTGTCCGTTACGCTATCAGGGTTGGTGATCAGTCAGTACCTCGGGCACTTGGCAGACAAAGGTTTTAACGCAAATCGCCTTTACGGGCTAACCATGATTTGCGTGGGCATTGCCATGGTCGCCTTTATCTTTAGCAAACAGTTTTGGCACGTATTTCTCGCTGGCGTCTTGTTTATGTCGGTGGGCGCTGGAGCCGTGTCTCAAATGTTGACCGTTTCGGGATTATGGGCAAAAAACCAAGACATTGACTTAGCTGCATTTAACTCAAAAGTTCGCGCTGCCATCTCTCTCGCTTGGGTGGTAGGCCCGCCGCTAGCATTTACGCTGGTTGCCAATTTTGGCTTCGCAGCGTCCTTCTCGGTGGCCATTGCATGTGTGATTGTTGCAACGCTTTTTGTGGTGAACGTTGTGCCGCCTCAAAAAGCCAATCAACAGTCACTCAATACAACGCTTAAAGGCTCGCTATCACTGCCGTTTTGGCTTGTGGGGTTAGCCATACTTGCCGGAATGGCAGGCAATGTCATGTATTTATCATCCATGCCTTTGTACGTAATGAATGAACTGGGGTTGCCGGAAAATTTGCCTGGGCTAATGATGGGGGTTGTGGCAGCACTTGAAATACCTACCATGCTGCTAGCAGCCAAATTAGCCCGACGGTTCCCACCTGCGGGTATCATGGCTGTGGCGTTTATTTTCGGCTGTTGCTTTTACGTTGGCGTGTACTTTTCTCAGTCAAGTTGGGAGTTATTGACCCTTCAAATATTGAACGCACTGTTCTACGGTTTATATGCTGGTATTGGATTGACCTTACTGCAACAACAAGCGCCCGACTTAACTGGATTCACTTCAGCGTTTTATTCAAACGCCACTCGGGTGGGTATGATGCTAGGCACCATTGGCGCAGGCACCGTGGCTCAATTTTTTAGCTTCAGAGATGCCACTATTGGGTCGTTGTGCATTGCCATATTTGGCTTAAACGTGATGTTAGTGTTCATGTTTGTAAAACGAGAAGCACGCTAAGTTTTATTCAAAAAAAACTAGCAGATCGCTAGTTAAGGCGTAACCCAGCAGCACTTCTATCGCTTCCTTTAATTTCTTCGCACTTTCTCATAATTGACAATTGTTACAATATAACATTACACTCACGAACAATTAATTACCCTAAAATTTAGGAACCCTATGAAAAAGCTCCTTATTTCAGCCACGATATCTTCTATACTTTTGGCAACAGGCTGCACCGAACAGGCGTCAACAATGAATAAGACTGCTACAACGCAGACTGACTCAGCAAAAGCAGAGCAGACGAACCCTTTATTTATGACAAGTTCACTGACTTACGGCGCGCCGCAATTTGATTTGATAAAGGACGAGCATTTCATTCCTGCATTTGAAAAAGGAATGGAACAGCACTTACAAGAAGTAGAAAAAATAGCGTCTAACCCTGACGCCCCCACCTTTGATAATACGCTGCTAGCGCTTGAAAAAAGTGGAAGTTTACTCACCAGAACTAGCCGAGTATTTTTCAACTTAGTAGGAACAGATAGCTCGCCTGAACGCAGAGAAATCCAAAAAATTCTAGCGCCAAAGCTGGCGGCTCACAGCGATACCATTAATTTAAATAGTGCGCTTTTAAAGCGTATTGAAACGCTATACAACCAGCGCGACGCGTTGGAGTTAGATACTGAATCAATCCGACTACTCGAAGAGTATTACTCTGATTTTGTTCGCGCTGGCGCTAAACTCAATGAATCAGATAAACAGAAGATACGTGAAATAAACGAAGAACATTCAACCTTAACCACGCAGTTTTCTCAAAACCTACTGGCAGAGTCATCTGAAATTGCGGTGGTAGTAAATGACGTAGAGCAGCTGTCAGGGATGTCAGAGCGCCAAATAAAGGCCGCATCAGATGCTGCTAAAGCTGCTGATAAAGAAGGCAAGTATCTTCTACGTATCACGAACACTACTCGTCAACCTGTCCTTACTTCACTAGAAAATAGAGCACTTCGCCAGCAAGTGTGGGAAGCATCAGCATACCGAAACCAATCTGGGGTATACGACAACACCAAAATTATTAGCCGATTGGCAGGACTGCGCGCACAAAAAGCAGCATTGCTTGGATTTGATAGCTGGGCGGCCTACAGCCTAGACAAACAAATGGCCGGTTCGCCAAGCGCTGTATACGACATGCTAGGCAGTATGGTGCCCGCTGTGCTTAAAAACGTTGAAAAAGAAGCCGCTGACATTAAAGCAATGATTGAAGCGGAAGGTAATAACTTCGAACTAAAGCCTTGGGATTGGGCTTTCTACGCAGAAAAGGTAAGACAAGCTAAATACGAGCTAGATGAAAACGAGGTGAAACAATACTTCGAATTTAATCGCGTGCTTGAAGATGGCGTATTTTTCACTATGAATAAATTGTACGGAGTGCGCTTCAAGCCCCGTCCAGATTTGCCGGTTTACCACCCTGATGTAAAGGCTTACGAGCTGTTTGATGTAAATGGTGACAGTTTAGCGATTTTTTATGCCGACTACTTTTCTCGCAAAGGTAAACGCGGTGGAGCTTGGATGAGTTCGTTCGTAGGACAGTCGAAATTGCTCTCGCAAAAGCCTGTTGTGGTTAATGTAATGAACATAAACAAAGCGCCTGATGGCGAGCCTACATTAGTCAGTTACGATCATGTTACTACCATGTTCCATGAAATGGGTCACGGACTTCACGGCATGCTGTCAGACGTAAATTACCCAACGTTGGCCGGCACATCTGTCTCGCGAGACTATGTAGAGTTCCCTTCTACCTTCGAAGAAGACTGGGCAGCCCACCCTGACGTTATTGCAAACTATGCCAAGCATTATGAAACTGGCGAGCCTATTCCAGAGGCTCTGCTGGAAAAGGTGATTCGTTCACGTACATTCAATATGGGTTATGACACATTGGAATATATGTCTGCAGCACTGCTTGATATGGAGTGGCATTCTATCTCTGCCGATCAGGCGCCTGAAGATGTCCAAGCCTTTGAAGCCCAAGCTCTCGATAAACATAATGTTGGCTTGTCTTATGTACCGCCTCGTTATAAGTCAGCATTCTTTGCACATTCAATGGGTGGCGGCTATTCCGCTGGCTACTATGCCTATATGTGGAGTGAAATTTTAGCTGCTGATGCCTTTGCTTATATGCAAGAACTCGGCGGATTAAAGTTAGAAAACGGTATGAAATATAGAAAGGAAATCTTATCTACCGGCAATTCTCGTCCCCCGATGGAGTCTTATAAAGCATTCCGAGGAAAAGCGCCAACAACAGATGCTCTGCTTATTCGCAGAGGGCTTAAAACCAAACTCGACTAACAGGAGGCCTCATGAATTCACCGGTAATACCCTCTAACTTCGTTGAATGGCAAAACTGTATTGTCCGCGATTGTGGCATAGCGTTAGACAAAGCGTTTTTAGAATCACGGATAGCGGCGCTTTCGAACATGAAGGATCAGCATACAAAGCAATTTCTACGTTTGTATGGCGAGGCACACTATAAGCAGGTTTTAGGCTGGTTTCATCAAGCCTTAGTGGAGCTGAAATGAGTAAAACGTTGACTAAAGAAGCGCTTCTTGCCGCCAGTGAAGACGACTACATGAACGATGAGCAGCTTGAATTTTTTAAAGAATTGCTCAACGATTTAAAACAGCAAACCATGGCTCATATTGAAGAGATGAAGGCATCGTTAAGTCAACCTCCTGAGATAAACGATGAAGTTGATCGGGCGCAGTATGAAGAAGAATCCAGGCTTTCTCTTCGAATTTTGGACAGGGAGCGAAAGCTACTTCCTAAAATCGATAAGTCGTTGCGACGAATAAAAGACAAGTCTTTTGGATACTGCTTGGAGACCGGAGAACCCATTGGCATTCCTAGGTTACTGATAAGGCCTGTCTCAGAATACTGCGCCGATGTGAAAATGGTAAACGAAGGCAGAGAGCAGCATTATTACTCACAAAGAAAGTAATGATACTTTCTGTGCCTGAGAGTTTTTGAGTGAATATTTAAGTGAAAATTTGAGTGTGCGGTTAACAAGGCGCACACTCGTCTTTTGGCAAGAATGGACTGAATGCGTTTCAGCTTTTTATCATTTTATAATGAAAGCCGAGAGTTAACCGTTTTGACAACGGTGGTATTGAACCTTCAGTTAAACCAAAACAGTGACCGCTGTGTTGCGTGGCTTTACTTATAGCTGCACTTTACGATAACTATTATTTATTTGAATAAAAGCTCCATCTGCACATCACATCTCGCATAGGGCGACGACGCCCCCTTAATAGGTTTAAACCCTATCTTTTCGTACAAACATATTGCGGGCTTAAGTACCGAATTGCTCTCTAAATAAAGCCGCTTTAACCCCATCAGTTTCGCTCTTTCGACAATACTTTTACCTAACAGCAGCCCTACCCCTTTGCCTTGAGCTTTGGGAGACACCGCCATTTTGGCAAGTTCAAACGTATCGTCAGCTTGTTTAATAAGTGCACAGCAGCCTATGGGTTCGCCCTTATCTAACGCGATCAATATCACACCCGACTGATTCAAAATGTAGCCTTCAGGGTCGTCGAGCGCTTTAAAGTCGGGCTCTTCGAGCTCCCAATATTTGCTTATCCATTCAACATTGAGCGATTTAAATGCCTCGCGATACTTTGGCGCATAATCGACTACCTTAATATCAGGCGAGTCACCGTCCACTCTCGCACTTATGGGGCGATATCGAAGATGCCTTTCAACTACGCTCACCGCTTCCCATAAATCGATACCCGTTTCATCTTTTAGCTCGCGCATGGCAGTGTCTATGGCATCGCACTGCTTTTCCATTTTGGGCACCATCGCTTTCGCTTTATCGTTTAGCGCCACCAGCGTAACCCGCGAATCGTCGCTCGATTTATAACTTTCAATTAGGTCGCGTGCTTTCATTTCTTTTACGATCTTACTCACCGACACGTGAGAATGATTTATCTCTTTAGCGATATTCACGA includes the following:
- a CDS encoding helix-turn-helix domain-containing GNAT family N-acetyltransferase; its protein translation is MKSFNELGHIALGTALRQLAAQVSKDAENTYAKFGFAIEPKWFPVFYVLASKGADSVVNIAKEINHSHVSVSKIVKEMKARDLIESYKSSDDSRVTLVALNDKAKAMVPKMEKQCDAIDTAMRELKDETGIDLWEAVSVVERHLRYRPISARVDGDSPDIKVVDYAPKYREAFKSLNVEWISKYWELEEPDFKALDDPEGYILNQSGVILIALDKGEPIGCCALIKQADDTFELAKMAVSPKAQGKGVGLLLGKSIVERAKLMGLKRLYLESNSVLKPAICLYEKIGFKPIKGASSPYARCDVQMELLFK
- a CDS encoding sugar efflux transporter, with translation MSSRHAFSPQLPFLLLSLLTGLTSSFVTPLMSYFLIDEINVEPIYISIYMVSVTLSGLVISQYLGHLADKGFNANRLYGLTMICVGIAMVAFIFSKQFWHVFLAGVLFMSVGAGAVSQMLTVSGLWAKNQDIDLAAFNSKVRAAISLAWVVGPPLAFTLVANFGFAASFSVAIACVIVATLFVVNVVPPQKANQQSLNTTLKGSLSLPFWLVGLAILAGMAGNVMYLSSMPLYVMNELGLPENLPGLMMGVVAALEIPTMLLAAKLARRFPPAGIMAVAFIFGCCFYVGVYFSQSSWELLTLQILNALFYGLYAGIGLTLLQQQAPDLTGFTSAFYSNATRVGMMLGTIGAGTVAQFFSFRDATIGSLCIAIFGLNVMLVFMFVKREAR
- the dksA gene encoding RNA polymerase-binding protein DksA; translation: MSKTLTKEALLAASEDDYMNDEQLEFFKELLNDLKQQTMAHIEEMKASLSQPPEINDEVDRAQYEEESRLSLRILDRERKLLPKIDKSLRRIKDKSFGYCLETGEPIGIPRLLIRPVSEYCADVKMVNEGREQHYYSQRK
- a CDS encoding retropepsin-like aspartic protease — protein: MSVKSKIPLFVLLTFWLACTSAVSAIEQNIPLSQSKGGTLYLEATLESNIKASFLLDTGSSLLTLNQATFDALTRNQKLLATRTSAARMANGKIVKISQYQLNSVRIGNTCEVGPVEVAVLPKGNNILGINTLLRVAPLTITPDAVILAGCE
- a CDS encoding nitroreductase family protein produces the protein MQPHDHSPLSDFIEYPEEQMLSRSEDFLKTMQRRHSIRHFSDKHVDKAVIENCILTAGTAPSGANHQPWHFAAIQSPEVKQQIREQAEAHERGFYNGRAGQQWLDDLKPLGTDASKPYLETAPWLIAVFSQKFGETETGEKSQNYYVHESVGIAVGMLITSLHNAGLATLTHTPKPMNFLTEVCQRPDNERAYMLIIAGYPADNATIPAHAMQKKSLSEIASFL
- a CDS encoding M3 family metallopeptidase produces the protein MKKLLISATISSILLATGCTEQASTMNKTATTQTDSAKAEQTNPLFMTSSLTYGAPQFDLIKDEHFIPAFEKGMEQHLQEVEKIASNPDAPTFDNTLLALEKSGSLLTRTSRVFFNLVGTDSSPERREIQKILAPKLAAHSDTINLNSALLKRIETLYNQRDALELDTESIRLLEEYYSDFVRAGAKLNESDKQKIREINEEHSTLTTQFSQNLLAESSEIAVVVNDVEQLSGMSERQIKAASDAAKAADKEGKYLLRITNTTRQPVLTSLENRALRQQVWEASAYRNQSGVYDNTKIISRLAGLRAQKAALLGFDSWAAYSLDKQMAGSPSAVYDMLGSMVPAVLKNVEKEAADIKAMIEAEGNNFELKPWDWAFYAEKVRQAKYELDENEVKQYFEFNRVLEDGVFFTMNKLYGVRFKPRPDLPVYHPDVKAYELFDVNGDSLAIFYADYFSRKGKRGGAWMSSFVGQSKLLSQKPVVVNVMNINKAPDGEPTLVSYDHVTTMFHEMGHGLHGMLSDVNYPTLAGTSVSRDYVEFPSTFEEDWAAHPDVIANYAKHYETGEPIPEALLEKVIRSRTFNMGYDTLEYMSAALLDMEWHSISADQAPEDVQAFEAQALDKHNVGLSYVPPRYKSAFFAHSMGGGYSAGYYAYMWSEILAADAFAYMQELGGLKLENGMKYRKEILSTGNSRPPMESYKAFRGKAPTTDALLIRRGLKTKLD
- a CDS encoding YaeQ family protein — its product is MALKATIFKADISITDMDRNYYNDHNLTIARHPSENDERMMLRVVAFIVNAHERLQFTKGLSDDDVPDLWQKSFSDEIELWIELGQPSEQRIKKGCNQSQQMMIYSYADNSFDAWWKKEHNKLQTKKNLSVFTLPESLAATLANAVHRSMQIQVTIQDGQMWLTIEGADVTESVEVSIEKHL